The genomic DNA CTTGTCCACAATAATCTGGCGGCTGATGGAAAGACCCAAGCCAGTGCCTTTACCAATAGGTTTGGTGGTAAAAAAGGTCTCGAATAATCTCGATCGCACTTCGGCACTCATACCCGTTCCATTATCGGCAATACAAATTGAAATTGTTTCCGGAGAGTGACCCTCAGCAGAGTGATAGCGGGTAGCAATCGTAATTTGCCCGAACTCAGAGCTAGAGCAATCGAAGCACTCTTCCAATGCGTCGATGGCATTACTGAGCAAGTTCATAAAGACTTGATTGATTTCCCCAGCATATCCAAGGATTTGGGGGAGGTCTCCATAGTCGCGATGGATTTTGATTTCTGGATGGTCTCCTCTGGCTTGCAAGCGATTGTGCAGAATCATCAAGGTACTTTCTAATCCCGCATGAAGATCGACCAATTGTCTCTCTTGCCGATCGCGACGGGAAAAATGACGGAGACTGGCAACGAGCTGGCCGATCCGATTGGTGCCAACAGCCATGGATTTTAGGACTTGGGGAAAATCTTCGAGCAAAAACTCAATATCCATGTCCTCAGCTGCCTCTTCAATTTCGGCGACGGCTTCGGGGTAGTGAGTTTGATAGAGTTCTAGCATCCGTAAGAGATCGTCTGTGTAGGCTATCGCATGATTGAGATTGCCACAGACAAAGCTGACTGGATTATTAATTTCATGAGCAACTCCAGCGACTAATTCGCCCAAAGAGGACATTTTTTCTTGTTGGATCAGTTGCCGTTGCATTTGCTCTGCTGTCGATTGTGCCTCTTCGAGAGCGTGTTGCAAATCTCGGACTTTGCGCTGGTAGTAGGCTGCCGAGGTTTGCAAGTTGAGTTCGCCTTGCTTGCGATCGCTAATTTCTTCAACTATCCCCTCGTAGTAGAGCAAGTTTCCTTCATCGTCCCTCACCTCTCGAGCCGTTTGGACAATCCAAATTCGTTCCCCATCAGGGCGACAAATTTGGTATTCAAATCCGCGAATGGTTCCTTGTTCTGCCATTGCTTCTTTCCACTGGGAATATTGCTGGCGATTGAGATAATAATCGCCCATGTTTTTGGCCGCTTGTTCTAAATCCCTCAAACTCTGATATCCATAGATTTGGGCAAAGGCGGTATTGGCAAGAATTAACCAACCTTCTGGGGAAATTTGGAATCGTCCTTCTACGGCATTCTCAAACATCAAGCAATACTGTTTCTCTATTCGATCGAAAGCTATTTCCACATGTTTGCGCTTATTCACTTCCGAGGCTAATTGCAGATTAGCTTTAGCCAACTGTTGCGTGCGTTTCACCAAACTTTGACGCAAATAATGGGAAGACGATTGACAGCTTTGGTAGGAACTCATGGGCGTGACGTTACCGTCAGTTGTAGAATGGGTTGGGTGTAAGTACATTGCATTGTCTCTCCCCTAGGATTACGCAGCTTCATCTACCAGTATTAAAGAATTTGTAAAATTTTGATGCGATCGCGCCCTAACCTATTGGCGATCGTTTCTTGGAAAAGTTGTGATATGGATTACAGACAAGTGAAATACCTAGCTAATAACGCTTCTATGGCGAGACGAATTCTACGTCAGGTAAAATATTGGGTCGTTGTTGCTATGTTTTGCGCGGCTATTGCTTTCTATGGGGCGATCGCTAAAGGAGCGGAGCTAACAAACTGGAATTTCGATCCGCTGCAAGCCAAATTAGAACTCATTCTCGATCGCCCGGTTATTCCTCGTTACTCTCTCGCTGGCAATCCGCCACGACTGATTATAGTCTTGCCAGATACAAATATTACTGCTTCTATATCTGCAATTTCTTATACAGGAGCAGTACAGCGTATTGTCGTAGAACGCTCTAATCCGGACGAGACTCGCTTTATTCTGAAGTTGTCTCCAGGGGTTGAACTCCGCTCGGAGCTGGTGCAAACTGAATCAACGGTCTCGGTAAATGGAGAGCATCTTACCGCTATTCGGCTGGCGATCGCTGGCGAACGGCCGGCCGAGATCGGAACGTCTCCTGTCTTACCACCTGCAAATTTTGATACGCCGAAAAATCCACCTTTAGTCCGCGTCCCACCGCTCTATTCTCGGCAGAGCGATCGCAATCTTGAGAGGGAAGAGCGACCGACTCCTGGAGCCTCGGCTGCTTCTCTGAATACTAAACCCGCCTCCGTAGAAACCACACCTAACCTGGTGGGGCTGCGAATCGTTAATTCTACTGAGTCTCGGCCGCAGAGAGCAAACTCAGCACCTCTACCACCGATTGGCTCGAGCCAGATTCCGACCATCGCTTTTGGTCAAGCTATTCCAGACTTTGAGCGAGGTGCGAGTTCGGCAACCGGGCAATTATTGCCTCGAGGAACCCGACTGAGATTGCGCTACTCCGGAGATGCGGCCTTGTCCTTAACTCCGGAAATTCCCGTACAAGAGGTCTTATTTGTTGACAAACCGGTTCGGGATAACTCGGGAAGAACGATCGTGCCGGTGGGGACATTGGCGATCGGGCAATTTGAAACCAGCGATCGCCAGATTCGATTTCGCGTTAGTGCTCTAATTATCGGCGATCGAGCCGTCCCAATTGAGGCTCAGTCTGCTGTACTGAACCGTGCTAATTCTCGCCGCCGAGTTATTATTCAACCCGGACAAGTGATTGAGGTTCGTTAGAATAGACAAAGATTTTGAGGCAGTGTTTTATGTCTGCGATCGCACCCATACTCGAGCAAGAACAGAACGAAATTTCCTTTGCGGTTGATGATGTCGAACCCGCATCAGAACGACTGCCGACAGCAAGCGCGAAATCTCAGTTGGAAGAACAATTAGGAAAGCCTCTATTTGCCTTCAGTCATAAGGATCAATCTTGAGCAAGAGAACTATAATGTTTATCTTGACTTTAATCAATCTTATCCGGTGGTTCTAACTGAAATCCATCATGTGGGGGTTCAATCCCTAGAAATTCCCGATAGATTCTCGGTTTATACTCTTGACTCAATTCGTTGACTGCTTGGATAAAAACTTGGTAAGTTCCTTGTCCACCCAATTTATCCCAAAACTCGTTACCAATTAAGACAACGGAATCATCAGTCATATTAAACCACCGTTTAGGAGGAGTCCAAGCATAGTTTTGTTTGTTAATGTAAGGATTATACGGCAAAGCAAAATAAGCCTCTAAAATAACTGAAGGTTCCATAGAATATAATTTTAGTAGTTTTTCTTTGCTCACTTTAGTTTGGTCGCTATTGGGAAGAGGAGCTTTGATTTCAAAGGCATATTTTTGACCCGTACTTGGGTTTTCAGCATAAACATCACACACAACGGTAACTGGAATCTTTTTGCCTTTACATTTCAGGATTGAAGCAATTTCTTCATTCCAATTAGGGTAAATTCGTTTATCTCCTTTACTCGGATATTCTAGACGATTCAAAATTTCAGTAATACGATTAAGTCTTCCTTTTCTAATCGTTCCATGAATCTTATAATTCACTTGCGCAAACCCTAGGCTTTGTTGTGCAGCAATAACAGCTAGTTTTTCCCACACTTTACCAAAAGGAGTAACAAATCTTCTTTCAAAATGAGATCCTTTAAATATTTCATCAGGAACTAGAGCAGCATACAGTGGTTTTGCCGCACGATGTGTTTCAGGTGAAAATGGCTTTTCATATAAAACATTCTCCATCACCCGATCCATCATTTCTCGAATGACGGATTGAATCGCTTCCTTGATCGAGTCTTTATCGGATTGATTCATAATGGTCAAAATAGAACTTTAATTAAAGATTTTGCTAAATGATAAACAACCGGAACAGAAACGGCATTACCTAATTGTTTCTTAGCAGTAGTCTCGCGCTGTGCTAGCTGAAACCATTCAGGAAATCCTTGTAAATTTGCATAGTCTTGAGCAGAAATTGGTTTGTATTTTTTACGTTGATACACTTTCTTGATAAATTCTTGTTTATAGCGCTTTGGATCTTGGCAACTAAAGCAGACAGTGGCAATATAATCTCTCATTCCAGTTGCAGTCAAGGTACCAATCGCATCTGCATGAGCCAGAATAATTTTGGCGACTCCATCAATTCCAGCAGAAATTTTAGAATTAACAAATTCATAACCTTGTGGCTCGAAACGGAGAATTTTTTTCGCTTGCAATCGCTCTAATTCTTCTCGATCTAGATCGGGAATCAATTCAACCAAATGGTGAAAATTCAAAGGATTTCCATCTTTGCTACCATATTTCTTTTTTCGTCTGTTTTTCAGGATTGTAGTACAAATATTTTGTTCGCGATCGCTGGTTTCAATCAAATCCCAAGAATGAATTGTCGTATGGCCATCTCGAATATCGGCAAACAGAAAAAAATCATTTAATTCGTCATTTTTCTGAAATCGATTCCTGGATGCAGGGGAGCGATCGCCAAACAGAACTGAGGGCGATATTTTTTGCTTTTCTACGGGATGTTTAGAGACTCCCTTAATAAAATTATAGAGTTTTGGTTTTTCAGGTAAATGCTGGGGAAATTGAAACTTATGCTGATGTTCCAGTCGATTATTAATGCCGACAATAAATACGCGATCGCGATCCTGTGCTAAACCAAAATCATAGGAATTCAAAACCCGATACTCTACCAAATATCCAGCGTGTCGCAGTTTGCCTAAAATGACTTGCAAGCTTTGGCAATGCCTCGGTTCTGTTAGTCCTTTAACGTTTTCAAATATAAATAATTTTGGTTGGTTCAGTTTGACTAAACGAATAACATCAAACCAAAGCTGACCTCTTTTATCCTCAAATCCCTTAATTTGTCCTGCAATTGACCAAGGCTGGCAGGGTACACCTCCGACCATCAAGTCAACAGACTGAGGCAACTTACCTAATTGAGAAACATCACCTAAATTAGGTTCTTCTGCATTGATATAACGAATGAAGTTTTGCTGATAGACAGAAATTGCTTCTCGATCGATTTCTGCATAGCCCAAACATTTCCCCCCTAGCTGCTCCAGTGCCAGTCTAAACCCACCAATCCCTGCAAATAAGTCAATAAATGTAAATCTGGGATTCAGAGTTACTCCGTGATGGGGATTTAAGGGATTAAATAACTCGATCTGAATTGGGGATGCAGCTTGCATCTGATAAGTCTAAGAATTGAATACAAACCTTATTGTAGCATACAGAGACTTATTGACAATTGAGAGCGAACAGTTTCTAACCATTTTTTAAGATCGCCTACAGTATGTTGCGATACAATAGAAGAGATCTTTGAGGTCTTGTTTTATGTCTGCGATCGCACCCATACTCGAGCAACAACAGAACGAAATTTCCTTCGCGGTTGATGATGTCGAACCCGCACCAAAACCACTGCCGACAGCAAGCGCGAAATCTCAGTTAGAAGAACAATTAGGAAAACCCCTATTTGCCTTTAGTCATGACGATCGCTTCGAGACGGTTAGCGCTAAATATAATCATCCTTTAGCTCATGGCATTCATCCCCTGGCCTTTGCCGTTCATCTAGCCTTTTCCGAACATCGTCCTCTATTGCTGACTCCAGATATAATTTGGCTGACGATCGCTCAAGGATTTTCCCATCATATTAATAACCATGCCGAACAATTTCGCGATCGCTTTGTCTCCCATTCCGGTAAAGAAACTCTAAAGATTGAAGTATTGAGTATTCCCGAAACAGCGGAGCAATGGAGTAACTCTGTTCGTGAGTGGACGTTGCTACTTCGCGATCGCGTTGGCGCAGATCTCTATCACTTATTAGAATGCAACTTTAGCACCACAACACCGAATTCACTGACCGCGAGTCGCATCGTCATGATGGATGTGTTTCGCCAATATTTTGATTACAGGATGGTTTGTATTTGCGGTATTCCGAAGATTACGTTGCTGGGAACTGTGGAAGATTGGCAGAGTATTTGCGATCGCGTTCGGGCGATCGCTGAATATGACTTAAGCTGGTGGACGGATCGCCTCTTACCCATCTGCGAAGAATTCGTTAATACCGCATCCGGACAACCCTCGTTATCGTTTTGGCAGCAAATTTACAAACCACAAGATGCTTATGGTGGCGATGTAATCACCGGTTGGTTAGCCGAGCTATTTCCCT from Roseofilum casamattae BLCC-M143 includes the following:
- a CDS encoding PAS domain-containing sensor histidine kinase is translated as MYLHPTHSTTDGNVTPMSSYQSCQSSSHYLRQSLVKRTQQLAKANLQLASEVNKRKHVEIAFDRIEKQYCLMFENAVEGRFQISPEGWLILANTAFAQIYGYQSLRDLEQAAKNMGDYYLNRQQYSQWKEAMAEQGTIRGFEYQICRPDGERIWIVQTAREVRDDEGNLLYYEGIVEEISDRKQGELNLQTSAAYYQRKVRDLQHALEEAQSTAEQMQRQLIQQEKMSSLGELVAGVAHEINNPVSFVCGNLNHAIAYTDDLLRMLELYQTHYPEAVAEIEEAAEDMDIEFLLEDFPQVLKSMAVGTNRIGQLVASLRHFSRRDRQERQLVDLHAGLESTLMILHNRLQARGDHPEIKIHRDYGDLPQILGYAGEINQVFMNLLSNAIDALEECFDCSSSEFGQITIATRYHSAEGHSPETISICIADNGTGMSAEVRSRLFETFFTTKPIGKGTGLGLSISRQIIVDKHGGDLRCESTPGAGTVFTIELPVGSD
- a CDS encoding AMIN domain-containing protein, with product MDYRQVKYLANNASMARRILRQVKYWVVVAMFCAAIAFYGAIAKGAELTNWNFDPLQAKLELILDRPVIPRYSLAGNPPRLIIVLPDTNITASISAISYTGAVQRIVVERSNPDETRFILKLSPGVELRSELVQTESTVSVNGEHLTAIRLAIAGERPAEIGTSPVLPPANFDTPKNPPLVRVPPLYSRQSDRNLEREERPTPGASAASLNTKPASVETTPNLVGLRIVNSTESRPQRANSAPLPPIGSSQIPTIAFGQAIPDFERGASSATGQLLPRGTRLRLRYSGDAALSLTPEIPVQEVLFVDKPVRDNSGRTIVPVGTLAIGQFETSDRQIRFRVSALIIGDRAVPIEAQSAVLNRANSRRRVIIQPGQVIEVR
- a CDS encoding TdeIII family type II restriction endonuclease, translated to MNQSDKDSIKEAIQSVIREMMDRVMENVLYEKPFSPETHRAAKPLYAALVPDEIFKGSHFERRFVTPFGKVWEKLAVIAAQQSLGFAQVNYKIHGTIRKGRLNRITEILNRLEYPSKGDKRIYPNWNEEIASILKCKGKKIPVTVVCDVYAENPSTGQKYAFEIKAPLPNSDQTKVSKEKLLKLYSMEPSVILEAYFALPYNPYINKQNYAWTPPKRWFNMTDDSVVLIGNEFWDKLGGQGTYQVFIQAVNELSQEYKPRIYREFLGIEPPHDGFQLEPPDKID
- a CDS encoding DNA cytosine methyltransferase, with protein sequence MQAASPIQIELFNPLNPHHGVTLNPRFTFIDLFAGIGGFRLALEQLGGKCLGYAEIDREAISVYQQNFIRYINAEEPNLGDVSQLGKLPQSVDLMVGGVPCQPWSIAGQIKGFEDKRGQLWFDVIRLVKLNQPKLFIFENVKGLTEPRHCQSLQVILGKLRHAGYLVEYRVLNSYDFGLAQDRDRVFIVGINNRLEHQHKFQFPQHLPEKPKLYNFIKGVSKHPVEKQKISPSVLFGDRSPASRNRFQKNDELNDFFLFADIRDGHTTIHSWDLIETSDREQNICTTILKNRRKKKYGSKDGNPLNFHHLVELIPDLDREELERLQAKKILRFEPQGYEFVNSKISAGIDGVAKIILAHADAIGTLTATGMRDYIATVCFSCQDPKRYKQEFIKKVYQRKKYKPISAQDYANLQGFPEWFQLAQRETTAKKQLGNAVSVPVVYHLAKSLIKVLF
- a CDS encoding DUF4419 domain-containing protein, coding for MSAIAPILEQQQNEISFAVDDVEPAPKPLPTASAKSQLEEQLGKPLFAFSHDDRFETVSAKYNHPLAHGIHPLAFAVHLAFSEHRPLLLTPDIIWLTIAQGFSHHINNHAEQFRDRFVSHSGKETLKIEVLSIPETAEQWSNSVREWTLLLRDRVGADLYHLLECNFSTTTPNSLTASRIVMMDVFRQYFDYRMVCICGIPKITLLGTVEDWQSICDRVRAIAEYDLSWWTDRLLPICEEFVNTASGQPSLSFWQQIYKPQDAYGGDVITGWLAELFPYLLDDMTKAPTRKNYILNIERSNLTIHDGISPDSLPLGLSQVPFKIALGKQEFALELLAGFIGVYQHPDEGTLSAEIGWSVQERNQLQKLLEKIEREHTTEEPMDWSNFSPGQHVSKEHIQIIERFDGATLYPNTSHSWIVPKYEDCECYIRHGEDNFSLVQLLITLGDGRCIAYTNDGSILLGRYLSGRHPDRDGMIYGLKDHRAIAENIEDLLDRIFQAEGRYYFDDPSFVPIS